The following proteins are encoded in a genomic region of Pseudoxanthomonas suwonensis 11-1:
- a CDS encoding DUF3301 domain-containing protein: protein MQLILLMIAAAVVFGLWNSARAAAERAEVLGRNACHAAGVQWLDQSVHATGMRVYRREDGWLGLERTFRFDYSHDGTDRHAGRLVLRGDRLVSFTGPTAGAQVIPLPPRGRDLHSDD from the coding sequence ATGCAACTGATCCTGCTGATGATCGCCGCCGCCGTCGTGTTCGGGCTCTGGAACTCGGCCCGCGCGGCCGCCGAGCGCGCCGAAGTCCTCGGCCGCAATGCCTGCCACGCCGCCGGGGTGCAGTGGCTCGACCAGAGCGTGCACGCCACCGGCATGCGCGTGTACCGCCGCGAGGACGGCTGGCTGGGACTTGAGCGCACCTTCCGCTTCGACTACTCGCATGACGGCACCGACCGCCACGCAGGCCGCCTGGTGCTGCGCGGCGACCGCCTGGTCTCGTTCACCGGCCCCACGGCCGGTGCGCAGGTCATCCCGCTGCCGCCACGCGGCCGCGACCTGCATTCGGACGACTGA
- a CDS encoding 5-(carboxyamino)imidazole ribonucleotide synthase has translation MSRRHRVGILGGGQLARMMALAGLPLGLQFKVLDPATDACAGECTPLVNAAFDDAAALQALAGEVDVVTFDFENVPADSARALASKVPVYPAPDALAVAQDRLSEKTLFRELGIPVPAFAAIDSREGLERALDEVGVPCILKTRRLGYDGKGQFRIRSRADADAAWEALGAQAPRVGLILEAFVPFDGEVSVVAVRGRDGEFRAWPLTANWHVDGVLSASLAPAPVPARVQETALGYARLLAEKLGYVGVFALELFRRGDQLLANEMAPRVHNSGHWTIEGAETSQFENHLRAVLGLPLGSTAMRGHACMLNWIGEMPDAAAVLGEAGGHWHDYGKEPRDGRKVGHATFRADSAPALADALESAGASLGRSGQVDPVVAVLRG, from the coding sequence ATGAGCCGTCGCCATCGCGTGGGAATCCTGGGGGGCGGGCAGCTGGCGCGGATGATGGCGCTGGCCGGCCTGCCGCTGGGACTACAGTTCAAGGTGCTGGACCCGGCCACCGACGCCTGCGCAGGCGAGTGCACGCCGCTGGTCAACGCCGCGTTCGACGATGCCGCCGCGCTGCAGGCGTTGGCCGGCGAGGTCGACGTGGTGACCTTCGATTTCGAGAACGTGCCGGCCGACAGTGCCCGTGCCCTGGCCAGCAAGGTGCCGGTGTATCCGGCGCCCGACGCGCTGGCCGTGGCCCAGGACCGCCTGTCCGAGAAGACCCTGTTCCGCGAGCTGGGCATCCCGGTGCCGGCGTTCGCCGCGATCGACAGCCGCGAGGGGCTGGAGCGCGCGCTGGACGAGGTCGGCGTGCCGTGCATCCTCAAGACCCGCCGCCTGGGCTACGACGGCAAGGGCCAGTTCCGCATCCGCAGCCGCGCCGACGCCGATGCGGCCTGGGAAGCGCTGGGCGCGCAGGCGCCACGCGTGGGGCTGATCCTGGAAGCGTTCGTGCCGTTCGACGGCGAGGTCAGCGTGGTCGCCGTGCGCGGCCGCGACGGCGAGTTCCGCGCCTGGCCGCTGACCGCCAACTGGCATGTCGACGGCGTGCTCTCGGCCAGCCTGGCCCCGGCGCCGGTGCCGGCCCGGGTGCAGGAGACCGCGCTCGGCTACGCCCGCCTGCTGGCGGAGAAGCTGGGCTATGTCGGCGTGTTCGCGCTGGAGCTGTTCCGCCGCGGCGACCAGCTGCTGGCGAACGAAATGGCGCCGCGCGTGCACAACTCCGGGCACTGGACCATCGAAGGCGCGGAGACCTCGCAGTTCGAGAACCACCTGCGCGCCGTGCTCGGCCTGCCGCTGGGCAGCACCGCGATGCGCGGGCATGCCTGCATGCTCAACTGGATCGGCGAGATGCCCGACGCCGCCGCCGTACTTGGCGAGGCTGGTGGCCACTGGCACGACTACGGCAAGGAGCCGCGGGACGGGCGCAAGGTCGGCCATGCCACTTTCCGCGCCGACAGCGCGCCGGCGCTTGCCGACGCGCTGGAGTCCGCCGGTGCATCGCTGGGTCGCAGTGGGCAGGTCGACCCGGTCGTGGCGGTGCTGCGCGGCTGA
- a CDS encoding IS3 family transposase (programmed frameshift): protein MKKRFSEEQIIGFLREAEAGLPVKELCRRHGFSEASYYLWRSKFGGMSVPEAKRLKELESENTRLKKLLAEQLFENDVIKDALRKKLVTAPARRTLVRHLVDRGLSERRALAMVRMSASALRYVPRPDGNVELRERILALAQRHKRYGVGMIYLKLRQEQWPVNYKRVERLYQEARLQVRRRKRKKVLLGERQPLLRPEAANQVWSMDFVFDRTAEGRVLKALTIVDDATHEAVAIEVERAISGHGVARVLDRLALTRGLPQVIRTDNGKEFCGKTMVAWAHERGVQLRLIQPGKPNQNAYIESFNGRLRDECLNEHWFPTLLHARTEIETWRREYNEERPKKTLGGLTPAAYAEQLAAKAATMKPGL, encoded by the exons GTGAAGAAGCGCTTTTCCGAAGAGCAGATCATCGGCTTCCTGCGTGAAGCCGAAGCTGGCCTACCGGTCAAGGAGCTGTGCCGCAGGCACGGCTTTAGCGAGGCCTCCTACTACCTGTGGCGCAGCAAGTTTGGCGGCATGAGCGTGCCAGAGGCCAAGCGGCTCAAGGAGCTGGAGTCCGAGAACACGCGGTTGAAGAAGCTGCTGGCCGAGCAGCTGTTCGAGAACGACGTCATCAAGGATGCTCTGCGAAAAAAGT TGGTGACCGCACCGGCGCGCAGGACGCTGGTGCGGCATCTGGTGGATCGGGGACTGAGTGAGCGACGGGCGCTGGCGATGGTGCGGATGAGCGCCAGCGCGCTGCGCTACGTCCCGCGTCCGGATGGCAACGTCGAGCTGCGCGAGCGGATCCTGGCGCTGGCGCAGCGACACAAGCGCTATGGCGTCGGGATGATCTATCTGAAGCTGCGGCAGGAGCAGTGGCCGGTGAACTACAAGCGGGTGGAACGGCTGTATCAGGAGGCCAGGTTGCAGGTGCGCCGGCGCAAGCGGAAGAAGGTGTTGCTGGGCGAGCGCCAACCGTTGCTGCGGCCGGAAGCGGCCAACCAGGTCTGGTCGATGGACTTCGTGTTCGACCGCACCGCCGAGGGGCGTGTGCTCAAGGCGTTGACCATCGTCGACGATGCCACGCACGAGGCGGTGGCGATCGAGGTGGAGCGGGCCATCTCCGGCCACGGCGTGGCCCGGGTGCTGGATCGGCTGGCGCTGACCCGCGGCCTGCCGCAGGTGATCCGTACCGACAACGGCAAGGAGTTCTGCGGCAAGACGATGGTGGCGTGGGCCCACGAGCGCGGTGTGCAGTTGCGCCTGATCCAGCCAGGCAAGCCGAACCAGAACGCCTACATCGAGAGCTTCAACGGCCGCCTACGGGACGAATGCCTCAACGAGCACTGGTTCCCGACGCTGCTGCACGCCCGCACCGAGATCGAAACCTGGCGCCGGGAGTACAACGAGGAACGACCGAAGAAGACCTTGGGCGGTCTGACGCCGGCCGCTTATGCCGAACAGTTGGCGGCCAAAGCCGCTACGATGAAACCCGGACTCTAA
- the nadC gene encoding carboxylating nicotinate-nucleotide diphosphorylase, with translation MSPPDGLLPPPEAVVLDDVRRALLEDLGDGDATAALLPDQPETACLLCKEDAVVAGRPWFDATHRALDPQVRIEWGVAEGQYVAAGTVLAVLHGRTRALVSAERTSLNFMQTLSGTATVTARYVEAVRGTGATILDTRKTLPGLRHAQKYAIRAGGGANHRIGLYDAVMLKENHVRVAGSVTAAIQAARAARPDLPLIVEVETLDELREALSAGCTRILVDDFDAETRREAVRIARGAPFDGRIPLEVSGSVGLEGLRAIAEDGVDFISIGALTKHVRAVDLSLKLGPPPA, from the coding sequence ATGAGCCCTCCGGATGGCCTGCTTCCGCCGCCAGAGGCGGTGGTCCTGGACGACGTCCGCCGCGCCCTGCTCGAGGATCTGGGCGATGGCGACGCCACCGCCGCACTGCTCCCGGACCAGCCCGAAACCGCCTGCCTGCTGTGCAAGGAGGACGCGGTCGTCGCCGGGCGTCCCTGGTTCGACGCCACCCACCGCGCCCTGGACCCGCAGGTGCGGATCGAATGGGGCGTGGCCGAGGGCCAGTACGTGGCAGCCGGCACCGTGCTTGCCGTGCTGCACGGCCGCACCCGGGCGCTGGTCAGCGCCGAGCGGACCTCGCTCAACTTCATGCAGACCCTCAGTGGCACCGCCACGGTGACCGCGCGCTACGTCGAGGCCGTGCGCGGCACCGGCGCCACCATCCTCGATACCCGCAAGACCCTGCCGGGCCTGCGCCACGCGCAGAAGTACGCGATCCGTGCCGGCGGCGGCGCCAACCACCGCATCGGCCTGTACGACGCGGTGATGCTCAAGGAGAACCACGTGCGCGTGGCCGGCTCGGTCACCGCCGCGATCCAGGCCGCGCGCGCGGCACGCCCCGACCTGCCGCTGATCGTCGAGGTCGAGACCCTGGACGAGCTGCGCGAGGCGCTCTCGGCCGGGTGCACCCGCATCCTGGTCGACGACTTCGATGCGGAAACCCGGCGCGAGGCGGTGCGCATCGCCCGCGGCGCGCCGTTCGACGGCCGCATCCCGCTGGAGGTCTCCGGCAGCGTCGGCCTCGAAGGCCTGCGCGCGATCGCCGAGGACGGCGTGGACTTCATCTCCATCGGCGCGCTGACCAAGCACGTGCGCGCGGTCGACCTGTCGCTCAAGCTCGGCCCGCCGCCGGCCTGA
- a CDS encoding cytochrome c1 produces MTKKWIALLTAAATGLLFSAAAFAASGGAVQQAGNDLSDRASLQRGAALYMNYCSGCHSLKYLRYSRMAEDLGLTEEEVMQNLNFTGAKYGEQIHVALSPADAEKWYGKMPPDLSLISRVRGSDWLYTYLKSFYLDESRPLGWNNKLFPNVSMPNPLWELQGLQHAEFGEPDAAGERHPERLVVTSPGKVSAQEFDQVARDITNFLEYAGEPAALKRQALGIWVILFLVGLTFLAWLLKQEYWRDVH; encoded by the coding sequence ATGACTAAGAAGTGGATTGCCCTGCTGACCGCAGCGGCCACCGGGCTCCTGTTCTCCGCCGCCGCATTCGCCGCTTCCGGCGGCGCCGTGCAGCAGGCCGGCAACGACCTGTCGGACCGCGCCTCCCTGCAGCGCGGTGCCGCGCTGTACATGAACTACTGCTCCGGCTGCCATTCGCTCAAGTACCTGCGTTACTCGCGCATGGCGGAAGACCTTGGCCTGACCGAAGAAGAGGTGATGCAGAACCTCAACTTCACCGGCGCCAAGTACGGCGAGCAGATCCACGTCGCGCTGTCCCCGGCCGACGCGGAGAAGTGGTACGGCAAGATGCCGCCGGACCTGAGCCTGATCTCCCGCGTGCGCGGCAGCGACTGGCTGTACACCTACCTCAAGTCGTTCTACCTGGACGAGAGCCGTCCGCTGGGCTGGAACAACAAGCTGTTCCCGAACGTGTCCATGCCCAACCCGCTGTGGGAGCTTCAGGGCCTGCAGCACGCCGAGTTCGGCGAGCCCGACGCGGCCGGCGAGCGCCATCCGGAGCGGCTTGTGGTCACCTCCCCGGGCAAGGTGTCGGCCCAGGAGTTCGACCAGGTCGCGCGCGACATCACCAACTTCCTCGAGTATGCCGGCGAGCCGGCCGCGCTCAAGCGCCAGGCCCTGGGCATCTGGGTGATCCTGTTCCTGGTCGGCCTGACCTTCCTGGCATGGCTGCTCAAGCAGGAATACTGGCGGGACGTGCACTGA
- a CDS encoding Trm112 family protein, giving the protein MDRKLLDLLCSPDTRQPLALLESRGLEALNRAIAAGQVSRADGTPQREPLREALVTRDRRQVYRVDDGIPVLLVEEALATAQVADFPPA; this is encoded by the coding sequence ATGGACCGCAAGCTGCTCGACCTTCTGTGCTCGCCCGACACCCGCCAGCCGCTGGCCCTGCTGGAGTCGCGCGGACTGGAGGCGCTCAACCGCGCCATCGCCGCCGGCCAGGTAAGCCGCGCCGACGGCACGCCGCAGCGCGAGCCCCTGCGCGAGGCCCTGGTCACCCGCGACCGCCGCCAGGTCTACCGGGTCGACGACGGGATCCCGGTGCTGCTGGTCGAGGAAGCCCTGGCCACGGCCCAGGTGGCCGACTTCCCGCCGGCATGA
- the purE gene encoding 5-(carboxyamino)imidazole ribonucleotide mutase codes for MPAQPNPPAPTTAAPLVGVVMGSRSDWETMQHAVQKLEALGVPHEVRVVSAHRTPDVLFEYAATAQSRGLRAIIAGAGGAAHLPGMIASKTPVPVLGVPVQSRALNGMDSLLSIVQMPAGIPVATFAIGNAGAANAGLFAAAMLAAEYPDIGRALEAFRQRQTEDVMANDDPRQ; via the coding sequence ATGCCAGCCCAGCCCAATCCGCCCGCGCCCACCACCGCCGCACCCCTGGTCGGCGTCGTGATGGGGTCCCGTTCCGACTGGGAAACGATGCAGCACGCCGTGCAGAAGCTCGAGGCCCTCGGGGTTCCGCACGAGGTCCGCGTCGTCTCCGCGCACCGCACCCCGGACGTGCTGTTCGAATACGCCGCCACGGCGCAGTCGCGCGGCCTGCGCGCGATCATCGCCGGCGCCGGCGGTGCCGCCCACCTGCCGGGCATGATCGCCTCCAAGACCCCCGTTCCGGTGCTGGGCGTGCCGGTGCAGAGCAGGGCGCTCAACGGCATGGATTCGCTGCTTTCGATCGTGCAGATGCCGGCCGGCATCCCGGTCGCGACCTTCGCCATCGGCAACGCCGGTGCCGCCAATGCCGGCCTGTTCGCCGCGGCGATGCTGGCCGCCGAGTACCCGGACATCGGTCGCGCGCTGGAGGCCTTCCGCCAGCGCCAGACCGAGGACGTCATGGCCAATGACGATCCGCGGCAGTGA
- a CDS encoding DUF2272 domain-containing protein, which yields MRPHLLILLSLAALFLAPARALAAVEACELPPRYGVERTAASLVQVACREYRQWYRPFIDNEGRVIALALSEGDRTRLEDGVTPTWQQVARYWRESGTLGQMGAMPGASSCMLTPGDRYYDSDCRAFLLDHPWSAAFISWVALRAGVPNFAASPRHMDYIAHAYRDPARSPYRYADPFAEKPAPGDLLCFLRGNDSGRGAAGLRAGLAGTGPLPTQSHCEVVVAANPGGDRTLYSIGGNVLNSVVMRMLPLDRTGRLERGLASVPEGITMSQGEYEDMLANACGPLRPEACNFNRRDWAVLLKLRRPPAFSSGAL from the coding sequence ATGCGCCCCCATCTCCTGATCCTGCTGTCCCTCGCCGCCCTGTTCCTGGCCCCGGCCCGCGCCCTGGCCGCGGTCGAGGCCTGCGAACTGCCACCGCGCTACGGCGTCGAACGCACCGCAGCCTCCCTGGTCCAGGTCGCCTGCCGCGAGTACCGGCAGTGGTACCGCCCCTTCATCGACAACGAGGGACGGGTGATTGCCCTGGCCCTGTCCGAAGGCGACCGCACCCGGCTCGAGGACGGCGTGACCCCGACCTGGCAGCAGGTCGCGCGCTACTGGCGCGAGAGCGGCACCCTCGGCCAGATGGGCGCGATGCCCGGCGCCTCCAGCTGCATGCTCACGCCGGGTGACCGCTACTACGACAGCGACTGCCGCGCCTTCCTGCTCGACCACCCGTGGTCGGCGGCCTTCATCTCCTGGGTGGCGCTGCGCGCCGGCGTACCGAACTTCGCCGCCTCGCCGCGGCACATGGACTACATCGCCCACGCCTACCGCGACCCGGCGCGCAGTCCTTACCGCTACGCCGATCCGTTCGCGGAAAAGCCCGCACCCGGCGACCTGCTGTGCTTCCTGCGCGGCAACGACTCCGGCCGCGGCGCCGCCGGCCTGCGCGCGGGGCTGGCCGGCACCGGCCCGCTGCCGACGCAGTCCCATTGCGAGGTGGTGGTCGCGGCCAATCCCGGCGGCGACCGCACGCTGTACTCGATCGGCGGCAACGTGCTCAATTCGGTGGTGATGCGCATGCTGCCGCTGGACCGCACCGGCCGCCTTGAGCGCGGCCTCGCCAGCGTCCCGGAAGGCATCACGATGAGCCAGGGCGAGTACGAGGACATGCTGGCCAATGCCTGCGGTCCGCTGCGCCCGGAGGCCTGCAACTTCAACCGCCGCGACTGGGCGGTGCTGCTGAAGCTGCGACGTCCCCCCGCTTTCAGTAGCGGGGCTCTTTAG
- a CDS encoding glutathione S-transferase N-terminal domain-containing protein, translating to MAASVRMRNTLTLFSSVDDVLCHRVRLVLAAKGVSYDLVAVDAQNPPEDLIHLNPYHSVPTLVERELVLYAASVVSEYLDERYPHPPLMPVDPLSRARLRLAMLRIEHDWVPQVQAIQLGNKQQAEAGRKRLRELLTESLPLFRASKFFLNPEMSLADCAMAPIIWRLPALDVPLPKDGKAIEDYGNRIFRNPGFARSLTEQERKLRELPA from the coding sequence ATGGCAGCGAGCGTGCGCATGCGCAATACCCTCACCTTGTTTTCCTCCGTCGATGACGTCCTGTGTCATCGGGTCCGGCTGGTCCTGGCGGCGAAGGGCGTGTCCTACGACCTGGTAGCGGTCGACGCGCAGAACCCGCCTGAAGACCTGATCCATCTCAATCCGTACCACTCCGTCCCCACCCTGGTGGAGCGCGAGCTGGTGCTGTACGCCGCCTCGGTCGTCAGCGAATACCTCGACGAGCGCTACCCGCATCCGCCGCTGATGCCGGTCGATCCGCTGTCCCGCGCGCGCCTGCGCCTGGCGATGCTGCGCATCGAGCACGACTGGGTGCCGCAGGTGCAGGCGATCCAGCTCGGCAACAAGCAGCAGGCCGAGGCCGGGCGCAAGCGCCTGCGCGAGCTGCTGACCGAATCGCTGCCGCTGTTCCGGGCCAGCAAGTTCTTCCTCAACCCGGAAATGAGCCTGGCCGACTGCGCCATGGCCCCGATCATCTGGCGCCTGCCGGCGCTGGACGTGCCGCTGCCGAAGGACGGCAAGGCCATCGAGGACTACGGCAACCGCATCTTCCGCAATCCCGGCTTTGCCCGCAGCCTCACCGAACAGGAACGGAAGCTGCGCGAGCTGCCGGCCTGA
- a CDS encoding ClpXP protease specificity-enhancing factor, with protein MSEDVPRMTSYRPYLLRALTEWINDNGMTPHILVDASVPGVQVPPGAVREGRVVLNIAERAVVGLHIDNAWIGFTARFGGVSQPVNVPVNAVLAVYARETGQGMVLPEESGLPHDGHEGEDGHDGPDETPPSPPEPPPAGKRPHLRVVK; from the coding sequence ATGAGCGAAGACGTACCCCGCATGACCTCCTATCGCCCGTACCTGCTGCGGGCGCTGACCGAGTGGATCAACGACAACGGCATGACCCCGCACATCCTGGTGGATGCATCGGTACCGGGGGTGCAGGTGCCGCCGGGCGCGGTGCGCGAGGGCAGGGTGGTGCTGAACATCGCCGAGCGCGCTGTGGTCGGCCTGCACATCGACAACGCCTGGATCGGGTTCACCGCCCGCTTCGGCGGCGTCAGCCAGCCGGTCAACGTGCCGGTCAACGCGGTGCTTGCGGTGTATGCGCGCGAGACCGGGCAGGGCATGGTCCTGCCGGAGGAAAGCGGGCTGCCGCATGACGGCCACGAGGGCGAGGATGGTCACGACGGCCCGGACGAGACCCCGCCGTCGCCGCCGGAGCCGCCACCGGCCGGCAAGCGCCCGCACCTGCGCGTGGTCAAGTAG